Genomic segment of Malus domestica chromosome 15, GDT2T_hap1:
CAGGAATAATAATGGCTTCAAAGGAAAAGGGATATACTAATTATGGGAACACATCTAATTCTTACTCAGGTGGTTCAAGGCAATCTGGTATTGGAAATAACACTTGGTCTGGAAATGTTGAAGCTAGGGCCATTGTAGTAATTGAATGTCAGATATGTAACAAGAGGGGACACACTGCAGTCAATTGTTTTCACATGAACACAAATGCTCTAACTACTGGCTTTGTAGTTGAGTGTTAAATCTATGGTAAGAAAGGTCATTCTGCCTTGGATAGCTATCAAATGGGAAATTATGCTTATCAAGGTTAGCCTCCACCATCATCATTGTCTACAATGAATGCACAACAGACTTCAACATTTATGCCTCAAGATGCTTGGGTTGTTGATTCTGATACGTCACATCATATAACCTCTGATATCAATGTCTTATCTTAAGTAACACCATTTAAAGGGTCTGAGAAGATAACTATTAGGAATGGTACAGGTCTACAAATTAAACATATTAGTTCAACTATTCTTCAAACACCAACACATTCTCTTAATCTTAAGTTTTACATGTACCAGCTATTGCTAGGAGTTTACTTTATGTGAAATAATTATGTGCTGACAACAAAAgctggtttatatgtgatgaatcTAAATTTTTTGACCAGGataagaagacaaagaagatagtGTATCAAGGAAAAAGTAGACCTGAGGAGTTATTCCAGATCCATGTGGTTACAAGTTCAAAAGGTTCTTAGTTCACTATAAAGAGTCCATAGGCTTATTTGGGAAAGGCAGTGAAGCATAGTATTTGGCATCAAAGGCTCAGGCATCCAGATCATGATATAGTAGCTAGAATGTTAAAACAGTCAAACATTTcagtttaaataaataatacaaacagtACCTGTATTTCATGTATTCAAGGCAAGATGTCTAAGGTTTCATTTCACTTAGGACAGATAAATGTACTTCTCCTTTTGAAAAATTACACACAGATATATGGGGACCATCTCCTATAAGATCTATAGAGGGGTATAGGTACTATGTAACATTTATTGATGAATATACAAGATTTGTATGGATGTTTCCTATGAGCAATAAACCTAATGTGTTTTTTATATTTGTCAAGTTTTACAAGTTCATTCTTAATCAGTTTGGTATGTCAATTAAGTCATCACAAACAGATGAAGGTGGTGAATATAAAAGTAAATGCTTTACTTCTTTTCTTGCTGATAAAGGTATATTGCAGTTAATATCATGTCCTTACACTCCACAACAGaatggagttgcagagagaAAACATAGACATATAGTGGAAATTGCAATTAATTTTCTCACTGATGCTAGTTTACCTTCTGAGCTATGGTATTTTGCTTGTGCACATGCAGTATTCTTAATAAGCAGAATGCCTTACAAAAGCTTATTTTAAGTTCTCCTTACTTGAGTTTGTATAAGAAGGCACCTGATCTACTGTCGTTTAAGGTTTTTGGTTCAACTGTTTTCTCATGGTTGAGACCATACAATGTGAACAAATTACAACCAAGGTTAGTAATGTCTGTGTTTTGGGGATATACACAAGGTTATAAAGGTTACATTTGCTATAATATGCAAACCAAGAAGTTCATTATCTCCAGACATGATGATCATCAAGAATCAAGAAATGTGCCTGTTATTGTGTCTATACCAGTATCAAGCAATCAGCAAGGTGAAGCACAAGAAGTTCCACAGAGATCATTACCTCATTGTGCAACAGAAGTATCTTCTCCAACAAGTAATGAGAATATGATAGTACTTGAAACTAATAAAGTTCATAACAGTACATCTGAGGGTCAATCTGGAGATAGTACATCGATTGAGTCAGGAGTTCAGGGATCTAGACCATCATATACTCTTTCCTCTTCACCAAATACTATTAATTTTCTTCATGTCCTTGATCCTACACAATTACAAGTAATCCTCCCATTTACCTCATCTCCTATTAATCATAATTCAGTCATCACAAAAACAAATCCAAATCGTATTCAAACCAGATTACAAACTGGGGCTAtttccagaagaaaaaaaacaatgtgGGATATCTTGCTTTATTACCTCAGTTGTCTTCTTTGCAACTTAGAGAATTATATACTAATGATCATTCTAATGAATTCAGTGAGCAAATTTTTGGGGGTTTTTCTTTCTTAGCTGATATTACAGATACTGAAGAACCAAAAACTTTCAGAGTTGCTTCAACTAAGTCACAATAGCATCTTGCAATGCAGAAGGAGTTGATGCATTGAAAACTCAAGGAACTTGGTTATTGGTTTCACCACCATCAAATCGATCTGTTATTGGAAATAAATGGGTGTACAAGGTAAAAAGAAATCCAGAGGTGCTATTTCAAGGTACAAAGCTCGATTGGTGTTCCGAGACCTTTAGTCCTGTAGTTAGACATACTACAGTAAGGATAATCTTAGCTTTAGCTGCCCAATTCAGTTGGCAATTAAGATAGCTCAACATTAAAAATACCTTTCTTGATggagatttggaggaagaggtATATATGAAGCAACCACAAGGCTTTGTGGATCCTACATGCCCTAATCATGTGTGCAGATTGGTTAAATCACTATGGTTTAAAACATGCTCCAAGAACCTGGAATTCTAAGTTCACGAGCTATCTTCCAGCTATTGGTTTCAAATCATCACTTTCAGATACTAGTCTTTTTGTAAAAATGGATGATGGTGATATGGTTCTTCTAtggctttatgttgatgacataattCTCACTGGTTTAAATCCAATCAAAATACAAGTTGTGATTGATGATCTTGCTAGTGTGTTTGACCTTAAGGATATGGGGAGGTTGTCATATTTCCTGGGATTGCATATACAATATAAAAATGATGGATCTATGTTCATAACTCAGGCTAAGTATGTTAAAGATTTGTTAAAGAAAGCAGGTATAAACAGTTGCCAACCTACTTCAACACCATCAAAGCCTCATACATAGGTTCTTGCAAGAGAATGTAGTCTGTTATCTGATCCTAATCACTACATAAGCATAGTTAGGGCTTTACAATATCTAACTTTCACTAGACCTGATATAGCTCACTCAGTGAACTTGGTTTGTCAGTTTATGACACAACCAACTAATATGCATATGTTCTTGGTCAAAAGAATCTTGAGATATATACAAGGTACTATCGAGTATGGTCTTCAATATACAAAGAGCAAGGGTGTTGATATCACAACTTTCTCAGACTAAGATTAGGCAGCATATATTAATACAAGACAATCAATTACAAGATTTGTTGTATATTTTGGGGATAATCTTATCTCGTGGCAGTCGAAGAAAGAGTCCATTGTGTCTCGAAGTTCTACAGAAGCTGAATATAAAGCGTTGGCTTACTGTGCAACATATATTTTTTGTTCGATCAGTGTTCAAGGACATTTATCAATACATATCAGCTCCACCTTCTTTATATTGTGACAATATATCAGCCCTAGCATTGAGTTCAAATCCTATCTTCCACTTCAAAATCAAACATCTAGATACTGATTATCACTTTGTACATAAAAAGGTTTAGAAAGGTGATCTTATGGTTCACTATCTTCCAACTGATGATCAAGTGGCAGATGTGTTCACAAAGGGATTACATAGTCCTATCTTTCTTAAGCATTGCAGAAAGCTTGGATTAGGGGTTATGTATGCAGCAAACTTAGCTTCAGCAGCTCAGCTTCGTTTAAGGGGGAGTAATAACCATATGATTGAGCCATGTGGCATTGCATCATTGGTTGAGTGATTGATTAGATTGAGTTAGTTAGAGGTTGTTAGTGAGTGTATTTAGGTCCTTTGTAATAGGCCTAATAACTATAAAAAGGAAGTTGTAAAGATCATTTTCTGTtaaattttcttccttttttaattatatttttaattttccagattttaatttttgttcagttttattgtatctttaatattagttaaaatccacataagcatccatgtcatttaatgaataaataagaaccattggatgtcatgtaatcaaaaggcttaaaaagagtgtaaaaatatttgtcccttGATTCTATccttataaatatattttttattttttttgttgaagacGATTATATATTATTTCATGCAATTATTGGCACAATCTTATAATGCTCCAAAATGTGTTTATATGGACCACCAATTGATGGCATACGTGATACATCTACTACAAACTTGGGTTGTTTAATTTGATGTTATAATCTACTATTTGTCAAATGTATATGACCCATGTATTTAAGACTTGCTGCCCTGAATAAGAAGGGAGACAAAATTGGCGACTTAACTTTATTTTTTGCTCTGTCTAAAGATGTCTGCCTTGAATTTAATTCCTGCTTGATCATAAAGAGTAGTATTTTTGTGTGACAATCGTACAAACGCATGTTTTCTAACACATGTTTGTTCGTCAGCAGgggcggatccacagtggggtcatcggggtcgcacgaccccttggaaaccatggaaacaaccttgaagctcccatacgcgacctcttggagctggggtcgtcggggttgtcggggtcgtcggggtcggaGTCGCACGCCAAGTGTTCGACAAAAATCCTGAACGAAGCTCGGCACtgcaggaagaggaagaagaagctgcgcgcttcttttttttcaaaacatacgggcaaaacggcgtcgttttggcccaggaaatttttttaaatgacctggccaaaacggcgtcgttttgggccaggccgaaaaaaaaaaaaattaaattcccaCCGTGTCCCCCCCCATCCCagctgtcacagcccgtcccggaattttaattccgagaaCGTGAAAAgaccaaaatgcccttaaacgggactaaggggcgaaaatttaacaattggATTTACATTAGTATGTTTAAAGTTGTGTTTGGGATTTAAGTAGGGCCTCCTACCCTGATTCCCTCCCCAATTCCCGTATACTGtcattcactctctctcttccctcacgactctctctcactctcagttctctctctcttcctctccgacGCTCAACCTCAcccaaaaccacctaaaacataaacaaacgtCCAAGATAAGACCACATTTGGACTCCTGGAACTTCCACAATCACGTAGACatcaatttcaggtaagttctacttcggaaaaccctagttttcaaAGTTCCCGTGAAATGGCACTGTTCATAAACTCTTAAATGGTGGTGTTTTAGcttaaaacaagatcacagtgagcttaaggaagtcccaaggaagctcggagtgcttcgttggaagtttttggacgtaagaacacggagatcgacaagttcaaagtttggccggagctttcgaggctctttccggcgaatccccggcgagttaggagtcgaggtaggtatcaatctcttcgtctcgtcaagtactacaactttcctttttgtttcactcaatttcgttgagtattgaagaagttatactcatttgaaaaatacccagtttccggcgacctccgaggctttcgaggcagtttccggccaaaccaaggcgaactaggtgttgtgcaaggtaccattctctttgtctattcaagggctacaactttcgtttttgaatcacttgatttcgttgagaaatgacaaagttataacaatttgaaaaactgcccggaaaacggccgccggaaaaaccagtccggcgacccaaggaagaagaaggtgctacagttaaaaaaaataaataaataaaattattttaaaaatatgtcgacgtccgtgacgtcgagtagatcaccgtggtatattcatatacccaaattgagcaccgtatgagaaagttattaaggattgttggttaggtgttcgaataacgttttatagttttcacatttaggtaaaaatgtgaattgacgatccgaccgttggatcgttaccaaactttgatacgttgtaatacgtaatattcgaggattattggaacttacggattgggaatccgagttacggatcttccggaattggaattgtaagtccataatataaaatgttaaccgtcacttagttttggaaattgacggagatccgaccgttggatggtaatgaaattttaggaagttgtcctagaggtatattgtggacctctggaagttatggatttaaaatctgagtggcagatcttccggatcgaactacgtagtgacgtattttatataagttatatattctatcactatgaattctgaggttggaattaattattgttttaggcgccgatcgtcatgacgccttggcgtattgtgctagggagttgtagggcaaactccaggtgagtgggcagttttgttttccgtatacatatatacttgccgtttcccagaaattgaaaatgcatgaaattatgcttttaatgaaaatgtataaaagtatatgagatatattagttgaaatgccatgcataaaagtatatgaaaagtatatagaaatgtgaatcgaattgccatgcatgaaatgatatgaaaagtatgaattgagatatgatgcatatgaatgaatggtgcggcggacgcacaggtgagtatcaggtgagtatttaattactgttatgatgatgttgatatatattgagctcaaatcctgcaccatggtttagtgcttatagtattcaccgcatcgcacgctcgccttggatccaagtagatgctagtcgtacagtccacgcggagtgggtacgacaggccagtcgcgagagtgttagtgagattccgactggtgggtgaccttagattatgtgcacagatgattgatgagaaagcactagagcgtaacttgtgtgcagaaggccggacgggtcacagaggtgactccggtagagtgatagtgatagattttgagctctaggttcaaccgtacagggctattagagggcctccggttgattactttcttgcacctgatatgattattgttgatgcatccatatttaactgttgaattagacatggcatggcatgattgataaagaaaaatgttgagatagtaaaaatgaagttttgagaatatatatgtatatttatattttacatttctgggaaagtatacaggttttacggagaggggttacaatgctttgaaaaaaaaattggatttgaaaagaattgttttactgacccactcaattttggttttgcgcccctccaggttcaagaatcacaaaggtgtggtgactacgaggaattcgacggtgttctgacagattggtcaaaattaggactcaccttcgggtgtatcaacttataaattgtatcttaaagcttccgtactgtgcaaatggttacgtcactctcacgtgacggccagcatgccctccttcgggatggGGTGTGTCACCAGCCTTTCCTACCCGACCTCTATACAATTAAAAGCCCCAATTTTTCATCCTTCAACCCTAACTCAATACCCCCAAATCCTTaactcctctcctctcctccctTGCTGCTGCTGCCCCCAAACCCTCAACGTgaactccatctcctcccttgCTGCTCCTCTGCTGGCGGCTccaactccatctcctcccttgGTTTTTATATTGtgatgtgagtatttattttgaatattttgtatatgtagaatatatttaattaattgaaattcaattcatatttattttgtgagtttttattgtgagtttttattgatggtttgtttatattgatgatttgtttatattgtgagtttttattggtttgtttttattgatggtttgtttatattgtgattttttattttcattattttgtagatgtagaatgcaagatgagatatttaatttaattgaaatccaattcatatttattttgattatgtttatggtttgtttatattgtgtgagtatttattttgaatattttgtatatgtagaatatatttaatttaattgaaattcaattcatatttattttgattatattgatggtttgtttatattgtgagtttttattttcattattttgtatatgtagaaattagaatgcaagatgagatatttaatttaattgaaaatccaattcatatttatttttattatgtttatggtttgtttatattgtgagtatttattttgaatattttgtatatgtagcaaGCATTATTATGGAACggttttttaagagaaagtcATCATCGGGTTCGGGTAGTTCGAATAATGTTGATAGTTCAAATACTGTTGGTAGTTCAAGAACTCCAAGTTCAAGACAAAGTCAGTTAGATGATGTTTTGGGTAATCTTCAAGCGGATCCTGGATTAAGAACTCGAATAATAGATTATGACGCTAATATGAGAGATGAGGTCCGAAGATTATATCTACAAAAAGGACCTTGTCAACCTAGAGGTCATAATTTCCCAATAACTAATATGTCGGGAATTAATCGACGCTTCATTCCCCAATggtttgatgagtttgattggttggagtatagtGTATCTAAAGATGCGGCATTTTGTCTCTATTGCTATctctttaaaaccaattttgaaCAAGTGGGTAGTGAAGCTTTCACTGGAGATGGATTTAAGAAttggaagaaagggagagaaagatttaaGATGCATGTTGGACCGGTTGGGAGTGTTCATAATAAGGCTAGAGAAGCTgctacaaatttgatgaatcaaGCTACACATATTGAAACGGCAGTGAGCAAACACTCTGACCAAACTCGTAAGGCTTATCGCACATGCTTGATTGCTTCAATCAAGTGCACTAAGTTTTTATTGCGACAAGGTCTTCCTTTTCGTGGCCATGATGAAAGTGCCACTTCAAGCAATAGGGGAAATTACTTGGAGTTATTGCAATTCCTTGCagataataatgataaagttagagaagttgtgatggaaaatgctccggggaatctcaaattactagctccttccattcaaaaagaaattgtgaattcatGTGCCCTTGAAACACTTGATGCTATCATGGATGGTCTAAAAGATAGATTCTTTTCAATATTGGTGGATGAAGCACGTGATGTGTCTGTGAAAGAGCAAATGGCTATGGTGTTGCGTTATGTGGATGACAACGGGCATGTAATTGAAAGATTTGTGGGTATCCAACATGTTACCGACACTACTTCAAGTTCACTAAAGGATGCTATTGACACATTGTTTTCTCGCTACGGTTTGAGCATTTCCAAGCTAAGAGGACAAGGTTATGATGGTGCTAGCAATATGAGAGGTGAGTTGAAtggccttaaaacaaagatattgagagaacaaccttgtgcatattatgttcattgctttgctCATCAACTTCAACTAGCTCTTGTTGCCGTAGCAAAGAATAATATAGACATTGCCTCTTTTTTTGCAacggataataatgtggttAATCATGTTGGAGCATCTTGTAAGCGGCGTGATTCACTTAGAGGGCAACTTCAAGAAGAGCTTGTGATAGCTTTTGAAAATGATTGTCTTATAACGGGGCGAGgcttaaatcaagaaacaagtcTCAAACGTGCCGGTGACACACGATGGAACTCACACTATGGTACCTTGATTAGCATCATTTCTATGTTTTCATCCGTGGTTCATGTGCTTCAAATGGTTATTGATGATAATCCCAATGAAAGTGCGGGTGAAGCAAATACGTTAATGAGAGTGATACTtacttttgagtttgtgtttcaccttttcttgatgaaagtcatattgggactcacaaatgatttgtcacaagcattgcaaaggaaagatcaagaaattgtgaatgcaatggctTTAGTGAAATCATGCAAGGAAAAGCTATATTGGATGAGGAATAATGGGTTCGATGCATTGGTTGATGAAgtatcttctttttgtgaaaaacatcatATTGATGTTCCTAACATGGAAAAGGCATTTATACTTCCAGGGAGGTCAAGGCGTTATGCTCCAATAAAGACAAATCGTCATCATTATCGTGTGGAGCTCTTTATTTATGTCATTGATGAGCAAATTACGGAGTTAGAGGATCGCTTTAATGAGGTAAATACCGAGTTGCTTAtttgtatggcatgtttgagtccgaaagattcatttgtagcttttgataaaccaaagttacttcgtcttgctcaattttatcctcaagacttttcggatgaagatcgtttggcacttgaagatcaacttgagatttatattcattatgtgtgttccagtagtgatttctctcaattggaagggattggtgatcttgcaaaaaaaatggtggagacaaggatgcatcaagtattcaattatgtatatttgctcattacattgtctttagttttaccagttgcaactgcttcagtggagagagcattttctgtcatgaatattgttaagggtccacttaggaacaaaatgggagatcaatggttgagtgatagcttgcttgtttatattgagagagatatttttgcttgtattgaaaatgaagctataatgcttcgttttcaaaatatgaaacctcgtcgtggacaattatagtttgtaatattgtttccattatgaattatgaatgaaagtactatgatttcattttcaatatgtttttccatcctaaatttttatttgaacttttacACTGCGACCCCTTGGGGTAagattcctggatccgccactgttCGTCAGTACTATATTATCcaacaaaatatatattaatagtATAGTGCTATTTACacattcatttttgttttcaatttcaaaaCACTCCTTGTTAGTTTCTGCCtctttaatcttcttcaattcattcgctCCGACGACTGAAAAGTTAGAGAGTGTGtcagagataaaaaaaaatggtgtgtgCATAACACCACCCTACTAATATTGTAGTTTGTTTATAGGGACACTTTGGATACGGTCCCTAATTACCAATATTTTTTACTGAAACCTttgtggtttttagttttttatcgaagcccctgacattaatgtaataatgtatttatatgtaggttatctatttttaaattaaaaataaaatttgtagttatttatataatgagattttaaataaaacctataatttatgggattaaaaaatattaaagatgaattaTACTCGTCaatatattttgtgtgtgtgtctatatatatatatatgggtaatttcaccaaaactaatcaaaaaattattgtaccaaaacatgggtacattcttcaaaaacacacaaaaaaaaattcatattagacttaataacattattaaatttcttctattaaacttgacatggatacattctcaaatcaacgaaatagaatgtacccatataagtttaaaaaatagattagagaaaagattgaatgaattttatataaaaaaatgtacatttttcatataacaaattggtatatttaagaatgggtaaatataagattaaaaaaattgaaaatttaatttaatgagtACAAACTtattataattttgtttttttatattttggaaatgtttgaattgaaaattaattaggagtttaataaggttgtgagtattaaaattataaatcaattactaatttttattataaaaattatgcAATTTACATataattcattaatatattaatgctagaaactttgatcaaaattgaaaaactaataacgttttagtcaatgaacattaaAAATTAAGGACAGAATACTAatgttataatatataatttaatgaCACAACGTGATGTTGTCACTCAACAAAGATATTATAATGAcaaacttaaacaaaacaacAAAGTCTATAGACATAATTATGAGATTGTTTTATGTCCTGTCATTGACATTCTAATGCATGTGTTGGAAGAAAATTGGATTAAGCCAACAATTTTCGAGAAGTGGTTTGACGTTGTACTTGTGAAAGGTATAAAATTACAATGCATGGCTTAATTAACCGTTCAATTTTGAAACAATTAACGACCAACTCATCATGGTCACCCATAAGACTTATAATTTAACATTATTTAACAACAAAAAGATAGAACTACGTACTTAAACATTTGACATTCTAATCGAGACAACgtttcaaaacaaaacacaaaaacaaaattaatcatAATTGTTTGGGCTAAGTTGTAATTGGCAACGGTGTCAAGGTCTGTGACTGTGAGCGGCATGGAGCTTTAACAAAGTCGGAGTCAAACTTTTTCTTCCTGTACGTGAGGACTGCGGACTTGTTCTTTGGATATCTCGATAAAGTCAAATGTCAATGTCCTATGCAAACCAattattgattgattgatttttatttatattttattatcatGAGCAATTTTAGCGTGCTTTCTATACGAGTATGTGAATACAAATTTCCACATTTTTCTTCTTGGATGAAAACGCACCTGTAAAACAATTAATAACTTTGGTTAAGGTCAAAAGCCTTGCGTGCCTACGATGAAGGGGGGCTCTGGTTGAAGAACATCCGATGCCAaaattagaatttgagagaaaaagcgtttagagaaatttggagaattttagaAGATAATTAGACttaggttttggagaaaatgagtggttatataggggtgtggccggccctattagGAGAATTGGGAGCGGCCATATTTGGTTGATTTGTGGgattgattgcaagatattatgtaaaataatatcttgcaattagttTGGCAATTAATCAATTGATTTTGGAAAATAATCCTAATTTGAAAATGAtgattgggagttaccttgtgcgTGAGGATTTGATAAAGAGTGAGAGGGTTTAAAAGAATACCGTTTTGATCACATTTGACCTcaattgagccgttattgtccgttgcatgcgCATGGATATCCCGGTGTGCCTCGAGGTGATTTTGTCttcttcacccaaaaatccacgtgtcgcttcCGTGatcttcttgattattttttgctccacaaatgccctcacacctgttgggctgctcccaagaaagggcagcaggtgtagagatctccaACTTTGATGCAGATTTCTACTTGGAATTAGAATTAGATTCttttaggaaagggaaataaatcacctccaaagcctatttaagcctacctcaagtaggggattaaatcaactttggagatcaattatttatccctacaagaaagagagaaaggatatttgttccccatcCCCTAGCACTCTTCTTTTCTTGCCCGTGCAAAAAACCAT
This window contains:
- the LOC139192099 gene encoding uncharacterized protein, coding for MERFFKRKSSSGSGSSNNVDSSNTVGSSRTPSSRQSQLDDVLGNLQADPGLRTRIIDYDANMRDEVRRLYLQKGPCQPRGHNFPITNMSGINRRFIPQWFDEFDWLEYSVSKDAAFCLYCYLFKTNFEQVGSEAFTGDGFKNWKKGRERFKMHVGPVGSVHNKAREAATNLMNQATHIETAVSKHSDQTRKAYRTCLIASIKCTKFLLRQGLPFRGHDESATSSNRGNYLELLQFLADNNDKVREVVMENAPGNLKLLAPSIQKEIVNSCALETLDAIMDGLKDRFFSILVDEARDVSVKEQMAMVLRYVDDNGHVIERFVGIQHVTDTTSSSLKDAIDTLFSRYGLSISKLRGQGYDGASNMRGELNGLKTKILREQPCAYYVHCFAHQLQLALVAVAKNNIDIASFFATDNNVVNHVGASCKRRDSLRGQLQEELVIAFENDCLITGRGLNQETSLKRAGDTRWNSHYGTLISIISMFSSVVHVLQMVIDDNPNESAGEANTLMRVILTFEFVFHLFLMKVILGLTNDLSQALQRKDQEIVNAMALVKSCKEKLYWMRNNGFDALVDEVSSFCEKHHIDVPNMEKAFILPGRSRRYAPIKTNRHHYRVELFIYVIDEQITELEDRFNEVNTELLICMACLSPKDSFVAFDKPKLLRLAQFYPQDFSDEDRLALEDQLEIYIHYVCSSSDFSQLEGIGDLAKKMVETRMHQVFNYVYLLITLSLVLPVATASVERAFSVMNIVKGPLRNKMGDQWLSDSLLVYIERDIFACIENEAIMLRFQNMKPRRGQL